A window of Cupriavidus pauculus genomic DNA:
GGGGTGTGGTGCCCCGTGCTTTCACGCTTGAAAGTACGGGTCGCGTTCTGGCAGGAAGGTTGCAGGTCTGAACGGAAGGAGGAGGCGAGTTTTGCGTCGCAAGTGTGCAACTTAACGAGATACTGCTTGGATTTTTCGTCAGTATGAAGTATTAATCGCAAGTGCTCGCTCAGTTACGCAACCTGCGTGGAAGTAAAAGATATATCTTATGTGGAGAATATATGGCAGCTAGAATCATCACCGTTTTCAACCAGAAGGGCGGTTGCGGCAAGACGATGACATGCATGCAGTTGTCGGCTGCCTTCGCGCTGCGCGGCCTGCGCGCTCTGCTCGTGGATATGGACAAGCAAGGGACCAGTACGATTTGGGCCGGCCAAGCAGGGAAAGAGCGTCCCTTTCCGGCGGAAGTCATAAGCTTGGCCCCGCTGCGCGAAAAAATGCTGGGAGAGATTGAGAAACGCGCCGACACGTATGACTTCATATTCATCGACTGCCCGCCAGCTATCGAGTCATCCATCCCTTGGGCTGCGCTCAACATTTCGGATATCGCGTTGATCCCGGTCATACCCTTGATGGACAACGTCTGGGCTAGCCGCGAAGCCAAAGAGCTTGCACGGAGGGCCAAGACCGAGAACCCAGCCTTGCAGACGTACTGCATCCCATCGATGTCTCGCCGCGGGAACGTGTTCAAGGCCTGCACCGAGATCCTTCAGGACGATCACGACA
This region includes:
- a CDS encoding ParA family protein, with product MAARIITVFNQKGGCGKTMTCMQLSAAFALRGLRALLVDMDKQGTSTIWAGQAGKERPFPAEVISLAPLREKMLGEIEKRADTYDFIFIDCPPAIESSIPWAALNISDIALIPVIPLMDNVWASREAKELARRAKTENPALQTYCIPSMSRRGNVFKACTEILQDDHDIPLLDTGLQQRNAYGESQMFGLSVHAVSGASAAVKEVEALADTVLQNLGFSVQRKQSKGKNAKQKEEVV